Genomic window (Ignavibacteria bacterium):
ATTCTAAAATTTGAGTAAATATTTTTGTAAGTTTGCCCACAATTTTTTTTGTTATTGTTGTTCGATAGTTGTTCTATAACTAACGAATAACAACTAACTCATACCAATGAATGTAGTACTTTGTCTTTTCTCCAACAATTAAATTCAGTTCAACAACAAGCGGTACAAGCAACGGAAGGTCCTGTGATGATCGTTGCAGGAGCGGGAAGCGGGAAGACACGTGTGCTAACGTATCGTACTGCATATCTTGTGGAACGTGGTATTTCTCCGTATGAAATTCTTGCCCTTACGTTCACGAATAAAGCCGCAAATGAAATGAAACAGCGTATCATCGAACTTGTCGGTCCGCAAAGTCAGCACGTGCAGATGGGAACGTTTCATTCTGTGTTTGCAAAATTACTGCGCCGAGAATGTGAACCGCTCGGATTCAATCGCAACTTTACGATTTACGATACGGAAGATTCGTTGCAAGTTGTAAAAACGATTATGAAAGAGAATACTATTTCTTCGCAGCAATTCAAACCGAATGCAATACGCGGGAGAATTTCGATGGCGAAGAATCAAATGCTTTCTCCGCAGGAATTTTTGGCTCAAGCAGATAATTTCTTCGACCAAAAAACAGCGCTCGTTTTTAAAGAATATCAGGAACGTTTGCGCAAAATGAATGCGATGGATTTTGATGATTTGCTCATAAAACCGATAGAACTCTTTTCTCGATTTCCCAAAGTTCTGGAAAAATACCAACAGCGGTTCAAATATATTTTTGTTGATGAATATCAGGATACGAATCGCGTGCAGTATGTTTTGGTGAAAATACTTGCTGAAAAATTTCGGAATGTTTGCGTTGTCGGCGATGATGCGCAGAGTATTTATTCGTTTCGCGGAGCGGATATTCGGAACATTCTCGACTTTCAGAAAGATTATCCCGATTGCAAGTTATTCCGTCTTGAACAAAATTATCGTTCGACAAAAACCATTTTAAATGTTGCAAACGATGTTATCAAAAACAACACGGGACAAATTCCGAAACATCTTTGGACGGAAAATTTTGAAGGAGAAACCATAACGCATCTTATCTGCGAAGACGACAGGGAGGAAGGAGAACGTATTGTGAAGAAAATTCGGGAAGAAATTCACAAGCGTAAAATTCAATTGAAAGACGTTGCGGTATTGTATCGAACCAATGCACAATCGCGTTCGATAGAAGATGCGCTGCGAAAAGAAAATCTTCCGTACGTGATCATTGGTGGCGTAGAATTTTACCGAAGAAAAGAAATCAAAGATGTGCTTGCGTATTTGCGAACCATCATCAATCCAATAGATGAAGAAAGTATGCTTCGCATAATCAATTATCCTGCGCGCGGAATAGGAAATACCGCGGTGGAAAAAATACAAATGGTCGCACGCGAGAAGAAGATGCCGTTGTTCGAGGTGATGCAAATGCTTGATTCGATTGATGGTCTTCAAACACGCGCACGAAATGCTCTTCGTGAATTTACGGCAATGATTTGGAAGTATATCGAAATGCTGGACTATGTTTCTGCGAGTGAAATTGCGCGCGGCATTGTCGAAGAAATCGGCATTCTTCGGGAACTGAAAGAAGAAGGAACGCCGGAATCGCTTGCACGTTGGGAAAATGTTCAGGAGTTGCTTTCTGCTATTTCGGAATATAACGATGAAGCGGAAGAACCGTCGTTACAACAGTTTCTGCAGGAAATTTCCCTTGTTGCTGATGTTGATAAATGGGATACGCAGAAAAATTCAATAACGTTGATGACCTTGCATGCCGCAAAAGGATTAGAGTTTCCCGTGGTGTTTGTTGCCGGCGTTGAAGAAGGATTGCTGCCGTTGTATGATTCATTTTCCAATCATCAGGAAGTAGAAGAGGAACGAAGACTAATGTATGTGGGAATTACGCGCGCAATGCAAAAACTTTACATCAGCAGCGCGAATGTGCGGTATCGTTACGGCGATGTTACGTACCCTACTCCTTCGCGGTTTCTTTCCGAAATAGAACAACCGT
Coding sequences:
- a CDS encoding DNA helicase — translated: MSFLQQLNSVQQQAVQATEGPVMIVAGAGSGKTRVLTYRTAYLVERGISPYEILALTFTNKAANEMKQRIIELVGPQSQHVQMGTFHSVFAKLLRRECEPLGFNRNFTIYDTEDSLQVVKTIMKENTISSQQFKPNAIRGRISMAKNQMLSPQEFLAQADNFFDQKTALVFKEYQERLRKMNAMDFDDLLIKPIELFSRFPKVLEKYQQRFKYIFVDEYQDTNRVQYVLVKILAEKFRNVCVVGDDAQSIYSFRGADIRNILDFQKDYPDCKLFRLEQNYRSTKTILNVANDVIKNNTGQIPKHLWTENFEGETITHLICEDDREEGERIVKKIREEIHKRKIQLKDVAVLYRTNAQSRSIEDALRKENLPYVIIGGVEFYRRKEIKDVLAYLRTIINPIDEESMLRIINYPARGIGNTAVEKIQMVAREKKMPLFEVMQMLDSIDGLQTRARNALREFTAMIWKYIEMLDYVSASEIARGIVEEIGILRELKEEGTPESLARWENVQELLSAISEYNDEAEEPSLQQFLQEISLVADVDKWDTQKNSITLMTLHAAKGLEFPVVFVAGVEEGLLPLYDSFSNHQEVEEERRLMYVGITRAMQKLYISSANVRYRYGDVTYPTPSRFLSEIEQPFLVQEIPVSKNRERASQVFSTRLRSATDYFSKGKKNGDDRFLYEQEQPNYEDVSQESKTLRIGMRVVHDVFGKGKIVMLSGKGKLARATVQFDLVGTKNLLLQFAHLHIITV